From one Thermococcus sp. Bubb.Bath genomic stretch:
- a CDS encoding carbohydrate kinase family protein, with the protein MLDLVVIGHISIDTLVFPDGRRVTMPGGAASGVATAAALAGAKVGLVTKVGEDFPGEWLQKLSSVLDVRGIQILPGKTIHIHMIYHEDGSVDAPVEMGVAQRMGETPIPKEYINAKVFHISPIPPEEQLKLLNRLKGKRVTLDFNPTYKEEYLQNRKLLREIVSRTEIVFPNEREAIMITGAGDVKEAARVLHDWGTKIVVITRGEEGVLIYDGLFYGFPALSINPEEIVDPTGAGDAFAGGFLARYSRGEPLEECVRTGLERAREVLKKWGSWSI; encoded by the coding sequence ATGTTAGACCTCGTAGTCATCGGTCACATCTCAATCGACACACTAGTGTTCCCTGATGGAAGACGGGTAACCATGCCGGGAGGGGCCGCCTCAGGAGTGGCAACGGCAGCGGCTCTTGCTGGAGCGAAAGTTGGGCTGGTTACGAAGGTTGGAGAGGACTTTCCTGGGGAGTGGCTCCAGAAGCTCTCGTCAGTGCTGGATGTTCGGGGAATCCAAATCCTGCCAGGGAAGACGATCCACATCCACATGATTTACCACGAGGACGGGAGCGTGGATGCCCCCGTTGAAATGGGGGTTGCCCAGCGAATGGGAGAAACTCCCATCCCAAAGGAGTACATCAACGCGAAGGTCTTTCATATATCTCCGATTCCACCGGAAGAGCAGCTGAAGCTCCTCAACCGTCTGAAGGGGAAAAGGGTGACCCTTGACTTCAATCCAACATACAAGGAGGAGTACCTACAGAATAGGAAGCTTCTGCGAGAGATAGTCTCAAGGACAGAGATAGTCTTTCCAAACGAGAGGGAGGCCATCATGATAACTGGAGCGGGGGACGTTAAAGAGGCCGCGAGGGTTCTTCATGATTGGGGCACTAAGATAGTCGTGATAACTCGCGGTGAGGAGGGTGTCCTCATTTACGACGGTTTATTCTATGGGTTCCCTGCCCTTTCGATAAATCCCGAAGAAATAGTTGATCCAACCGGGGCGGGGGATGCCTTCGCGGGTGGTTTTCTGGCCAGGTACTCCCGGGGGGAACCCCTGGAGGAGTGCGTGAGAACTGGCCTTGAGCGGGCCAGGGAAGTCCTGAAGAAATGGGGGAGCTGGAGCATCTAA
- a CDS encoding carboxypeptidase M32 — MEPVFQNETIKAILEKYRRIWAINHAQSVLGWDMEVNMPKEGVLERSVAQGELSVLSQEFLLKPEFVELVEKAKGIEDLNEYERGVVRVLDRDIRISRSFPPEFLREMSEVTSQATKAWEEAKKSNDYSKFEPWLDRIIDLAKRAADYLGYEEEPYDALLDMFEEGTTTRDVERMFEKIEKELKPLVEKIMEEGKVPREHPLEKERYEKEQMERVNRWILEKFGFPLGVRSRLDVSAHPFTTEFGIRDVRITTRYEGYDFRRTILSTVHEFGHSLYELQQDERFMFSPIAGGVSLGIHESQSRFWENIIGRSMEFARLIYPVLKENLPFMAGYTPEDVYLYFNMVRPDFIRTEADVVTYNFHILLRFKLERMMLNEGVKAKDLPELWNEEMERLLGIRPKTYAEGILQDIHWAHGTIGYFPTYSMGTLLSAQYYYHIRRDIPDFEEKVARAEFEPIKDWLRERIHRWGSIYPPKELLKKAIGEELNPDYFVRWVKERYL, encoded by the coding sequence ATGGAGCCAGTTTTCCAGAACGAGACGATAAAGGCCATTCTTGAAAAGTACCGCAGGATATGGGCTATAAACCACGCCCAGAGTGTCCTCGGCTGGGACATGGAGGTCAACATGCCGAAGGAGGGAGTCCTTGAGCGCTCAGTGGCTCAGGGTGAGCTCAGTGTTCTATCCCAGGAGTTCCTGCTCAAGCCAGAGTTCGTTGAACTCGTCGAGAAGGCAAAGGGAATCGAAGACCTAAACGAGTACGAGCGCGGCGTTGTTCGCGTCCTTGACAGGGACATAAGGATAAGCAGATCATTCCCGCCAGAGTTCCTCAGGGAGATGAGCGAGGTAACGAGCCAGGCAACGAAGGCCTGGGAGGAGGCGAAGAAGAGCAACGACTACTCCAAGTTCGAGCCTTGGCTCGACAGGATCATTGATTTGGCCAAGCGCGCCGCCGACTACCTCGGCTATGAAGAGGAGCCTTACGATGCCCTTCTTGACATGTTTGAGGAAGGGACCACCACGAGGGACGTCGAGAGGATGTTTGAAAAGATAGAGAAGGAGCTCAAGCCCCTCGTGGAGAAGATCATGGAGGAGGGCAAGGTTCCCAGGGAGCACCCACTTGAGAAGGAGCGCTATGAGAAAGAGCAGATGGAGCGCGTTAACCGCTGGATTCTCGAAAAGTTCGGCTTCCCGCTCGGAGTCCGCTCAAGGCTCGACGTTTCGGCTCACCCCTTCACAACGGAGTTCGGAATAAGGGATGTGAGAATAACCACCCGCTATGAGGGCTACGACTTCAGGAGGACGATCCTCAGTACAGTCCACGAGTTTGGGCACTCTCTCTACGAGCTCCAGCAGGACGAGAGGTTCATGTTCAGCCCCATAGCAGGCGGCGTCTCCCTCGGAATCCACGAGAGCCAGAGTAGATTCTGGGAGAACATAATCGGCCGCTCAATGGAGTTCGCGAGGCTCATCTACCCGGTGCTCAAGGAGAACCTCCCGTTCATGGCCGGCTATACACCCGAAGACGTCTACCTCTACTTCAACATGGTCAGGCCCGACTTCATAAGGACCGAGGCCGACGTTGTTACTTACAATTTCCACATCCTCCTGCGCTTCAAGCTCGAGAGGATGATGCTCAACGAGGGAGTTAAGGCGAAGGACTTGCCAGAGCTCTGGAACGAGGAGATGGAGAGGCTCCTTGGAATAAGGCCGAAGACCTACGCCGAGGGAATCCTCCAGGATATTCACTGGGCGCACGGGACCATAGGCTACTTCCCGACCTACAGCATGGGAACCCTCCTATCGGCGCAGTACTACTACCACATCAGGCGTGACATCCCGGACTTCGAGGAGAAGGTCGCCAGAGCGGAGTTCGAGCCTATAAAGGACTGGCTCAGGGAGAGGATACACCGCTGGGGAAGCATCTACCCGCCGAAAGAGCTCCTCAAGAAGGCCATCGGCGAGGAGCTGAACCCGGACTACTTCGTCCGCTGGGTGAAGGAGAGGTATCTGTGA
- a CDS encoding antitoxin VapB family protein yields the protein MVPVVKTITISVYKELLRIKGNKPFDELFRELLKEKRANAGALGHIAGILNEEEYREGKKRVNELNEMPWRKT from the coding sequence GTGGTACCAGTGGTAAAGACCATCACAATATCCGTTTATAAAGAGCTCCTCCGCATCAAGGGCAATAAGCCATTCGACGAGCTCTTTAGGGAGCTTTTGAAGGAGAAAAGAGCAAACGCCGGTGCTCTGGGGCACATAGCTGGAATCTTGAATGAGGAGGAGTATAGAGAAGGTAAAAAGCGTGTAAACGAGCTTAATGAGATGCCATGGAGGAAAACTTAG
- a CDS encoding DUF58 domain-containing protein — protein sequence MLTEEGQEVILALWGILLIAFLLLQWNAVYLTLPILLALFIAGAFFRPTLNVEVTRVIGHDRFMEGQEVEVTLRIKALERIPSLKISDEVPEGLEVVGGTPEAVLSFKPGEEKVIKYRVGVRRGIHVFNGVRLTYRDPFSFFMIEKEVEHYTELIGVPRIEEVQTPYSTKGTKITIGHLPSPRVGEGVEFYAIREYQPGDPLKIINWKATARTGKVMSNEYESERKVDVIFIVDAAKKGERVMDYSIRAAASLMLNSLNEGTSFGLVLSEAVPLWVRVDYGKRHFFKCVDFLSTARPDENNMIAYQIEHLIRSRFPPRAQLVYVSPLMTEESRKALEIMSSYGYRVVVISPNPYTAITPEDREEELALKLLSLQRKAHLKRLRGHGIIVDWDVRKPLKVAIAEVLNV from the coding sequence CTGCTCACGGAGGAGGGTCAGGAAGTAATACTAGCCCTATGGGGGATACTGCTCATAGCGTTCCTCCTCCTCCAGTGGAACGCGGTCTATCTGACCCTCCCAATACTCTTGGCCCTCTTCATAGCGGGGGCGTTCTTCAGGCCGACCCTCAACGTCGAGGTAACCAGGGTCATCGGCCACGATCGCTTCATGGAGGGGCAGGAAGTAGAGGTAACCCTGAGGATAAAGGCGCTGGAGAGAATACCCAGCCTGAAGATATCCGATGAGGTTCCAGAGGGCCTGGAGGTTGTTGGAGGAACTCCCGAAGCCGTTCTATCCTTCAAACCAGGGGAGGAGAAGGTAATAAAGTACCGGGTCGGAGTGAGGAGGGGAATCCACGTATTCAACGGGGTGCGCCTGACCTACCGCGACCCATTCTCCTTCTTCATGATTGAAAAGGAGGTGGAGCACTACACGGAGCTCATCGGAGTCCCCAGAATCGAGGAAGTTCAAACTCCATATTCAACGAAGGGAACGAAGATAACCATCGGTCATCTCCCGAGTCCCCGCGTCGGTGAGGGCGTTGAGTTCTACGCCATAAGGGAGTACCAGCCCGGAGACCCGCTCAAGATAATCAACTGGAAGGCAACGGCCAGGACAGGGAAGGTCATGTCGAACGAGTACGAGAGCGAGAGGAAAGTGGACGTCATATTCATAGTCGATGCCGCCAAAAAAGGGGAGCGCGTTATGGACTACAGCATAAGGGCCGCCGCATCCCTAATGCTCAACAGCCTGAACGAGGGCACGAGTTTCGGACTCGTGCTCTCCGAGGCGGTTCCCCTCTGGGTTCGCGTGGACTACGGGAAGAGGCACTTCTTCAAGTGTGTAGACTTCCTCAGCACCGCGAGGCCCGACGAGAACAACATGATTGCATATCAGATAGAGCACCTAATCCGCTCCCGCTTCCCCCCTAGGGCCCAGCTGGTTTACGTTTCGCCCCTGATGACCGAGGAGAGCAGAAAAGCCCTGGAGATCATGTCGAGCTACGGTTACCGCGTTGTCGTTATAAGCCCCAACCCATACACAGCGATAACCCCTGAGGACCGTGAGGAAGAGCTGGCTTTAAAGCTCCTCAGCCTCCAGAGGAAGGCCCACCTAAAGAGGCTCAGAGGACACGGCATAATCGTGGACTGGGACGTTAGAAAGCCCCTCAAAGTCGCCATAGCGGAGGTGCTGAACGTATGA
- a CDS encoding DUF4129 domain-containing protein — MGPKMRDRLKLSIIFTVILLTMAAMMQYGISDKPLPPERGFSYWGIAIVLAAAVGLVVIILVFLGWADPFDKLKYEMRIGSILGNAILIIGAVGFLALAMLMKPKTNMMASNQTSNATANATANLTANATSPIGPLINPGNASGLKTSGNPTVAGLDVVFLALIVLSIVFFAVFAIRYYRVLALRRKRKQMMETAREFDRKLDEIGLELFKDPREAVVGIYKNAVLWLEALGIPYQESWTHWEHAEHVRLMHETFVALTRLFEKAEYAPEKVTWEDAKTALELYSKMRGGVNAAQ; from the coding sequence ATGGGCCCTAAAATGAGAGATAGGTTAAAGCTCTCGATTATATTCACGGTCATCCTGCTAACGATGGCCGCCATGATGCAGTATGGAATAAGCGATAAACCCCTCCCACCAGAAAGAGGTTTCTCGTACTGGGGGATAGCAATAGTACTGGCGGCCGCCGTTGGACTGGTCGTGATAATCCTCGTGTTCCTTGGATGGGCCGACCCCTTCGACAAGCTGAAATATGAGATGAGAATTGGAAGCATCTTGGGTAATGCGATACTCATTATAGGTGCAGTTGGCTTTCTTGCGCTGGCCATGTTGATGAAGCCCAAAACGAACATGATGGCCTCCAACCAGACATCAAACGCAACCGCGAACGCAACGGCCAACCTAACTGCGAACGCAACTTCCCCGATAGGTCCCCTCATCAATCCCGGCAACGCCAGCGGTCTGAAAACAAGCGGTAATCCCACAGTGGCCGGACTGGACGTGGTTTTCTTGGCCCTTATAGTACTCTCGATTGTATTTTTTGCCGTTTTCGCCATCAGATACTACCGGGTTCTCGCTTTAAGGAGAAAGAGAAAGCAAATGATGGAAACGGCCAGGGAGTTCGACAGGAAGCTGGACGAGATTGGGCTGGAGCTCTTCAAAGACCCGCGCGAGGCAGTTGTGGGGATATATAAAAACGCCGTCCTGTGGCTTGAAGCACTAGGAATACCTTACCAAGAGAGCTGGACACACTGGGAGCATGCGGAGCATGTCAGGCTGATGCACGAGACGTTCGTGGCCCTGACAAGGCTCTTTGAGAAGGCCGAGTACGCACCGGAGAAAGTGACGTGGGAAGACGCTAAGACGGCCCTGGAGCTGTATTCAAAGATGAGGGGTGGTGTGAATGCAGCCCAGTAG
- a CDS encoding MoxR family ATPase, whose amino-acid sequence MKIEEVAERGNAVLNEVKKVIVGKDQVLKLMLTTMLADGHILLEDLPGLAKTLMAKSFARAMGVQFTRVQFTPDLLPSDILGVSVFNQKTLEFEFRKGPVFTNILLADEINRSPPKTQSALLEAMQEKQATIEGKTYVLPKPFIVVATQNPIEQEGTYPLPEAQLDRFLVRLRVGYPSREEEKEILRRRMERKKEDVDIRPVLGAEEVVEMQRAIEDVYVSEAILDYITAIVEATRNDRREIEIGASPRGSLALLKLSRAYAALEGRDYVIPDDVKAVAVPGLSHRLILKRELWYTNVSPDAVMGKLLEKVPVPKFE is encoded by the coding sequence ATGAAGATTGAAGAAGTGGCTGAGAGAGGAAACGCAGTTTTAAACGAGGTTAAAAAGGTCATAGTGGGAAAGGACCAGGTGCTGAAGCTCATGCTGACGACCATGCTGGCGGACGGACACATCCTGCTCGAAGACCTGCCTGGATTGGCAAAGACACTTATGGCGAAGAGCTTCGCAAGGGCAATGGGCGTCCAGTTCACCCGCGTTCAGTTCACGCCCGACCTCCTCCCAAGCGACATACTCGGCGTCAGCGTGTTCAACCAGAAAACCCTCGAATTCGAGTTCAGGAAGGGGCCGGTGTTCACCAACATCCTCCTGGCGGACGAGATAAACCGTTCGCCCCCGAAGACGCAGTCGGCCCTTCTTGAGGCCATGCAGGAGAAGCAGGCAACGATAGAGGGAAAAACCTACGTCCTGCCAAAGCCCTTCATAGTCGTAGCCACGCAGAACCCCATTGAACAGGAGGGGACATATCCCCTCCCAGAGGCCCAGCTCGACCGTTTCCTGGTCAGACTTCGTGTTGGATACCCGAGCAGGGAGGAGGAGAAGGAGATCCTGCGCAGGAGAATGGAGAGGAAGAAGGAGGACGTCGACATAAGGCCAGTCCTGGGGGCGGAGGAAGTAGTTGAAATGCAGAGGGCTATAGAAGATGTGTACGTCAGCGAGGCGATACTGGACTACATAACTGCCATCGTCGAGGCCACGAGGAACGACAGGAGGGAGATAGAGATAGGCGCCTCACCAAGGGGCAGCCTGGCACTCCTGAAGCTTTCAAGGGCGTACGCGGCACTGGAGGGCAGGGACTACGTTATCCCCGACGACGTGAAGGCGGTCGCCGTTCCAGGGCTGAGCCATAGGCTCATCCTGAAGAGGGAGCTCTGGTACACCAACGTCAGCCCGGACGCTGTCATGGGGAAGCTCCTTGAGAAGGTTCCGGTACCCAAGTTTGAGTGA
- a CDS encoding type II secretion system F family protein: protein MTFLMTKVLERILPPKWLKRYELFIYSAGIEFLAVEYLMISILMSVILGAAVLLLLPLKYALFTAITVFPAMAFAYPYWRISKRLEDMEKNLPDAFFYLASSLRAGISFSEAMEDLTTAKFGALTDEFKRAVNEIKKGRSTIEALKVLALRNKKSPVLYRSLMIIIEALERGAPMSDVLVYVANDVREILRIRQERKASTGMQMMFFIITSGFIGPAIIGIVGKLMGQMITGAGAAQIPTILNILLAFVVIQAIISGLGIGVIREGKFSAGMKYGIMLAVMGAAVFKGMMFVQIGF from the coding sequence ATGACTTTCCTTATGACAAAAGTCCTTGAGAGGATACTCCCCCCGAAATGGCTTAAACGGTATGAACTATTCATATACTCAGCGGGGATAGAGTTCCTGGCTGTCGAATACCTTATGATATCTATACTGATGTCCGTAATCCTCGGCGCCGCCGTCCTGCTACTCCTGCCATTGAAGTACGCACTGTTCACCGCAATAACCGTGTTCCCGGCCATGGCCTTCGCCTATCCCTACTGGAGGATATCTAAGAGGCTTGAGGACATGGAGAAGAACCTGCCGGATGCTTTCTTCTACTTGGCCAGTTCCCTCAGAGCCGGAATTTCATTTTCCGAGGCAATGGAAGATCTGACAACTGCGAAGTTCGGGGCGCTAACAGACGAGTTCAAGAGGGCCGTGAACGAGATCAAGAAAGGCCGCTCAACCATCGAGGCTCTCAAGGTGCTGGCCCTTAGGAACAAGAAGTCCCCGGTCCTCTACCGCTCCCTCATGATTATCATCGAGGCCCTTGAGAGGGGTGCCCCTATGAGTGACGTCTTGGTTTACGTGGCAAACGACGTCAGGGAGATACTGAGGATAAGACAGGAGAGGAAGGCCTCCACTGGAATGCAGATGATGTTCTTCATAATCACCAGCGGGTTCATAGGTCCCGCCATTATTGGAATAGTCGGAAAGCTTATGGGGCAGATGATAACCGGCGCTGGAGCCGCCCAGATACCCACGATACTCAACATCCTGCTGGCGTTCGTCGTTATTCAGGCCATCATATCCGGCCTCGGAATAGGGGTCATCAGGGAGGGCAAGTTCTCAGCGGGCATGAAATACGGAATAATGCTGGCTGTAATGGGTGCCGCCGTGTTCAAAGGAATGATGTTCGTCCAGATTGGGTTCTGA
- a CDS encoding DUF2118 domain-containing protein, giving the protein MSDIPRLYVEVPAGECVENGRARRDCVVISGNIEVWLKENDEIPDFIEDESSKYLACEVYDRFYNHVDSITGEMLADVVLVLPDGRTRIYLKKGDKLLLLPVEGFTKTLIADVGNRVRKGDAFAAITTRKGEVHYLTPPVSGTVVFIDEVTNSPHYVYYLLPEE; this is encoded by the coding sequence ATGTCTGACATACCGAGGCTCTACGTCGAGGTGCCTGCTGGGGAGTGTGTTGAGAATGGGAGGGCGAGAAGGGACTGTGTTGTGATCTCCGGCAACATCGAGGTCTGGTTGAAGGAGAACGATGAGATACCTGACTTCATTGAGGATGAATCCTCCAAGTATCTAGCCTGCGAAGTCTACGACCGCTTTTACAATCACGTCGACAGCATCACTGGAGAAATGCTCGCCGATGTTGTTCTGGTTCTCCCCGATGGCAGGACTAGGATATACCTCAAGAAAGGCGATAAGCTTCTCCTTCTTCCAGTGGAGGGCTTTACAAAGACGCTGATAGCCGACGTTGGTAACAGGGTGCGGAAGGGTGATGCCTTTGCCGCAATAACAACGAGAAAAGGTGAGGTTCATTACCTCACGCCGCCGGTTAGCGGAACCGTGGTGTTCATAGATGAGGTGACCAACAGCCCCCACTACGTTTACTACCTCCTACCCGAGGAGTGA
- a CDS encoding peptidylprolyl isomerase codes for MKIETGDFVLFNYTGRYENGEVFDTSYEDVAKENDIFVEEREYGPLGITVGNGEIIPGLEEAMLGMEAGEKKTVVVPPEKGYGMPREDLVVPVPMEQFSSAGLEPVEGMYVMTDSGLAKIASIKGENVMLDFNHPLAGKTVVFDIEIVEVKKKAEEA; via the coding sequence ATGAAGATTGAAACTGGAGATTTTGTTCTGTTCAACTACACCGGCAGGTACGAGAACGGTGAGGTTTTCGACACCAGCTACGAGGATGTCGCCAAGGAGAACGACATCTTCGTTGAGGAGAGGGAGTACGGTCCCCTCGGAATCACCGTCGGAAACGGCGAAATCATTCCGGGCCTTGAGGAGGCCATGCTTGGGATGGAGGCCGGTGAGAAGAAGACCGTCGTCGTGCCTCCAGAGAAGGGCTACGGCATGCCGAGGGAAGACCTCGTTGTCCCAGTTCCCATGGAGCAGTTCTCCTCCGCTGGTCTTGAGCCGGTTGAGGGGATGTACGTCATGACCGACTCAGGCCTTGCCAAAATAGCCTCGATCAAGGGCGAGAACGTTATGCTCGACTTTAACCACCCGCTCGCTGGGAAGACGGTTGTCTTTGACATCGAAATAGTTGAAGTTAAGAAAAAGGCCGAGGAGGCCTGA
- a CDS encoding DUF433 domain-containing protein codes for MSMVERIEIDPRKMGGKPVIKGTRIPVYFILELLANGWSFEDIMENYPQLTKEDILAAKTE; via the coding sequence ATGAGTATGGTGGAACGAATCGAAATTGACCCCAGGAAGATGGGAGGAAAACCCGTCATTAAGGGCACGCGAATCCCGGTTTACTTTATACTCGAACTCCTGGCAAACGGATGGAGCTTCGAGGACATCATGGAGAACTACCCTCAGCTAACGAAAGAGGATATACTTGCCGCGAAGACAGAATAA